A part of Podarcis muralis chromosome 13, rPodMur119.hap1.1, whole genome shotgun sequence genomic DNA contains:
- the ORMDL3 gene encoding ORM1-like protein 3, whose amino-acid sequence MNVGTAHSEVNPNTRVMNSRGIWLSYVLGIGLLHVILLSIPFFSVSVVWTLTNIIHNMSMYIFLHTVKGTPFETPDQGKARLLTHWEQMDYGVQFTASRKFLTITPIILYFLTSFYTKYDRIHFIINTISLMSVLIPKLPQLHGVRIFGINKY is encoded by the exons ATGAACGTGGGCACAGCTCACAGCGAAGTGAACCCAAACACCCGGGTCATGAACAGCCGGGGCATCTGGCTCTCGTACGTCTTGGGCATCGGCCTTCTGCACGTGATCCTCCTCAGCATCCCCTTCTTCAGCGTCTCTGTGGTTTGGACTCTGACCAACATCATCCACAACATG AGCATGTACATTTTCTTACACACTGTGAAAGGAACGCCTTTTGAGACGCCTGACCAGGGCAAAGCCCGGCTGCTGACTCACTGGGAGCAGATGGATTACGGGGTGCAGTTCACCGCGTCCCGCAAGTTCCTGACCATCACACCAATTATACT TTATTTCCTTACAAGCTTCTACACTAAATACGACCGGATACACTTCATCATCAACACCATCTCCTTGATGAGTGTCTTGATCCCCAAACTACCCCAACTGCATGGCGTACGCATCTTTGGGATTAACAAGTACTGA